The following are encoded in a window of Megalops cyprinoides isolate fMegCyp1 chromosome 16, fMegCyp1.pri, whole genome shotgun sequence genomic DNA:
- the LOC118791462 gene encoding uncharacterized protein LOC118791462, which translates to MFRSLECESPEPCEIDENKEGSIPSQPDSDSIGSDLERFTRVQEDMIEFKLSYEMWRVSTWAVSVTQVQEESEELCFTIHLEEKNNPEKLHWDMRKTQTEIRNFVRGLQDPANLPSISELVESTERTMNDEFKEEAKTTLKNFLEVLVSDSQLGQSLAVFQFLCPLERLLNEEEPGAGVWGLLSSLAYFLTPVQEEEEDISPQSSDKQDDSNSEGLIPGSGQPGPEGCYDASGQGSTNPSKELPAEPCKDGKNLEAVSDVPSENVPVAEDSAAVREPDHSGVEFRTLRELSSSACSLDEAGDPGKAGVSTSLHNSVCKPQSSQEGDLQCDATDGPCFPFSVKSNKKEKLLKSKMPIGIHNKKGKDHGCMGRAEGQREQEPHRKEVIQSSKEQQEAIKAIFDLVKEISGYSILVNIFDAILKPFMPLLKRKVNSFLIKLSPTEAQMASYIDRLREKQWPEGETAASGPCRTKEQKNETKERAHRLINTRCSNAFILKKNDVEAVFKLFQDTEENKKLVYMLLSFLLREIMPGESALNVKAIALLNSPI; encoded by the exons aTGTTCCGGAGCTTGGAGTGTGAAAGTCCTGAGCCTTGTGAAATTGACGAAAACAAGGAGGGTTCCATTCCAAGCCAGCCTGACTCTGACAGT ATTGGGAGTGATTTGGAAAGATTTACCAGAGTCCAAGAGGACATGATTGAGTTTAAGCTGTCGTATGAGATGTGGCGAGTCAGCACCTGGGCAGTGTCAGTCACACAG GTGCAGGAGGAAAGTGAGGAGTTGTGTTTCACCATTCACCTGGAGGAGAAGAACAACCCTGAGAAGCTGCACTGGGATATGAGGAAGACTCAGACAGAAATCCGAAACTTCGTGCGTGGACTGCAG GATCCTGCCAACTTACCCTCTATATCAGAGCTGGTAGAAAGCACAGAGAGGACCATGAACGATGAGTTCAAAGAAGAGGCCAAGACCACCCTGAAGAATTTCTTGGAG GTGTTGGTCTCAGACAGCCAGTTGGGCCAGAGCCTGGCAGTGTTCCAGTTCCTGTGCCCGCTGGAGAGACTCCTGAATGAGGAGGAGCCAGGCGCTGGGGTGTGGGGACTGCTGAGCAGCCTGGCATACTTTCTGACCCcggtgcaggaggaggaggag GACATCAGTCCACAAAGCTCAGACAAGCAAGATGACTCAAACTCAGAGGGCCTAATACCTGGGAGTGGGCAACCAGGCCCGGAGGGATGTTATGATGCGTCTGGGCAAGGGTCCACCAATCCCTCCAAAGAGCTTCCCGCAGAACCCTGTAAGGACGGCAAGAATCTGGAGGCAGTGTCCGATGTGCCGTCGGAAAATGTGCCGGTGGCAGAGGACAGCGCTGCGGTGAGGGAACCGGATCACTCTGGCGTTGAGTTCCGGACGCTGAGAGAgctctccagctctgcctgcAGTCTGGATGAGGCTGGGGACCCGGGCAAAGCGGGCGTTTCTACATCGCTGCATAATTCCGTATGTAAGCCGCAGTCCAGTCAAGAGGGAGACCTTCAGTGTGACGCCACTGACGGCCCCTGCTTTCCCTTTAGTGTCAAGtcaaacaaaaaggagaaactgTTGAAAAGCAAAATGCCAATTGGGATCCACAACAAGAAGGGAAAGGACCATGGGTGTATGGGTagggcagaggggcagagagaacaggagcCACACAGGAAGGAGGTTATCCAATCCAGCAAGGAGCAGCAGGAAGCAATCAAAGCCATATTTGATCTAGTGAAAGAAATATCTG GTTATTCAATCCTCGTGAACATATTTGATGCCATCTTAAAACCTTTTATGCCATTATTGAAAAG GAAGGTGAACAGCTTCTTGATTAAGCTGAGCCCCACAGAGGCCCAGATGGCCTCCTACATTGATAGGCTGCGAGAGAAGCAGTGGCCTGAAGGGGAGACGGCAGCCTCGGGACCGTGCCGAACCAAGGAGCAGAAGAACGAAACCAAAGAGAGAGCCCATCGGCTGATCAACACCAGAT gtTCAAATGCCTTCATCTTAAAGAAGAATGATGTTGAGGCAGTATTTAAGCTCTTCCAGGACACCGAGGAAAACAAGAAGCTGGTTTAT ATGCTGCTGTCATTTCTGTTGAGGGAGATAATGCCTGGAGAATCTGCTCTGAATGTGAAAGCCATAGCACTTCTGAATAGCCCAATTTGA
- the si:rp71-46j2.7 gene encoding sorting nexin-25, with translation MYLWRCSIAATLGLIWYFSDSVRFIIQLVVCLVCLLIPTHDFRKNAHETSTQTDELPAETPCQEVTEEYFHCFDELDTINVKQELSQEAHYPNVKRSLQQVFECAYSQLILNWYNVPEPKDSQPLHGALAREFDLLVERVIERTRDFNVCAAGVSCVRILTQHLRNAKQSDKGQLFSSRAEEMAVLRVYSEVLVRNLFPDSLVSLDLTRCALNEIVALKALELLVNWLSDPDNLNQLVVSQLDSMTLQSLQSLQSSMDELRELKREATPSSLESEDIPL, from the exons ATGTACCTGTGGCGCTGCTCAATCGCTGCAACTCTAGGGCTAATATGGTATTTCTCTGACTCGGTTCGATTTATTATCCAATTAGTTGTGTGCCTTGTGTGTTTACTGATACCGACGCATGACTTCAGAAAAAATGCGCACGAAACCAGCACTCAAACGGATGAATTACCGGCCGAAACGCCATGTCAG gAGGTCACTGAAgaatattttcactgttttgatgAACTCGACACCATCAACGTCAAACAGGAATTGTCACAGGAAGCGCATTATCCCAACGTGAAAAGGTCTCTTCAGCAGg tgtttgagtgtgcatACTCCCAGCTCATCCTGAACTGGTACAATGTTCCCGAGCCCAAAGACAGCCAGCCACTGCATGGGGCCCTGGCTAGGGAGTTTGACCTGCTTGTTGAACGGGTCATAGAGAGAACCAGAGACTTCAACGTCTGCGCTGCAGGAGTGAGCTGCGTCCGAATCCTCACCCAGCACCTACGCAACGCCAAGCAGTCTGACAA agggCAGTTGTTCAGCTCCAGGGCAGAAGAGATGGCAGTCCTCAGGGTGTATTCTGAAGTCTTGGTGCGAAACCTCTTCCCTGATTCCTTGGTGAGCCTGGACCTCACCCGCTGTGCCCTCAATGAGATTGTGGCTCTCAAAG CATTGGAGCTGTTGGTGAACTGGCTCTCTGACCCAGACAACTTGAACCAGCTGGTGGTGAGCCAGCTGGATTCAATGACCCTACAAAGCCTGCAAAGCTTGCAAAGCTCCATGGATGAACTGCGGGAGCTCAAGCGAGAGGCCACACCCTCCTCACTTGAGAGTGAGGACATACCGCTGTGA
- the slc25a5 gene encoding ADP/ATP translocase 2 encodes MSETAISFAKDFLAGGVAAAISKTAVAPIERVKLLLQVQHASKQITADKQYKGIVDCVVRIPKEQGFMSFWRGNLANVIRYFPTQALNFAFKDKYKKVFLDGVDKRTQFWRYFAGNLASGGAAGATSLCFVYPLDFARTRLAADVGKAGAEREFSGLGNCLVKISKSDGIRGLYQGFNVSVQGIIIYRAAYFGIYDTAKGMLPDPKNTHIVVSWMIAQTVTAVAGLTSYPFDTVRRRMMMQSGRKGADIMYSGTIDCWRKIARDEGGKAFFKGAWSNVLRGMGGAFVLVLYDELKKVI; translated from the exons ATGAGTGAGACCGCAATTTCATTCGCCAAGGACTTCTTGGCTGGTGGCGTTGCCGCTGCCATTTCCAAAACAGCCGTCGCCCCCATCGAGAGAGTCAAGCTCCTTCTTCAG GTGCAGCACGCCAGCAAGCAGATCACAGCTGATAAGCAGTACAAGGGCATTGTGGACTGTGTAGTCCGTATTCCCAAGGAGCAGGGATTCATGTCCTTCTGGAGAGGAAATCTGGCCAACGTCATCAGATACTTCCCCACCCAGGCCCTCAACTTTGCGTTCAAAGACAAGTACAAGAAGGTCTTTCTGGATGGTGTCGACAAGCGCACCCAGTTCTGGCGGTACTTCGCTGGTAACCTGGCCTCCGGTGGTGCCGCCGGTGCCACCTCTCTGTGCTTCGTGTACCCCCTCGACTTTGCCAGAACCCGTCTGGCTGCCGACGTGGGCAAAGCCGGCGCTGAGAGGGAGTTCAGTGGTCTGGGCAACTGCTTGGTGAAGATCTCCAAGTCCGATGGCATCAGGGGGCTGTACCAGGGCTTCAATGTGTCAGTGCAGGGCATCATCATCTACAGGGCCGCCTATTTCGGCATCTATGACACGGCTAAGG GTATGCTGCCGGATCCCAAGAACACTCACATCGTCGTCAGCTGGATGATCGCTCAGACCGTCACTGCTGTCGCTGGCCTCACATCCTACCCCTTCGACACCGTCCGTCGTCGTATGATGATGCAGTCTGGTCGCAAAGGAG CTGACATCATGTACAGCGGCACTATTGACTGCTGGAGGAAGATCGCCCGCGACGAGGGTGGCAAGGCCTTCTTCAAGGGAGCCTGGTCCAACGTTCTCCGAGGCATGGGTGGTGCCTTCGTGCTGGTCTTGTACGATGAACTGAAGAAGGTCATCTAA
- the slc25a43 gene encoding solute carrier family 25 member 43: MATVKKDDRLTSTQGFLCVGFAGIFSKTATSPLEVVKILSQVGTFHCKRGFLNSFHVIYQSEGLRALWKGNLASCLRLFPYSAIHLSTYKKVVHLHMDELGYISQWRAIAAGGLAGIAAALATYPLEVVETRLIAQNCQQPTYKGVLYTLSSIYHSEGLKALYRGFSLTVIGAVPFSLGCYAVYINLDMLWQEPSVRFTPLQNFINGCMAAGLAQTLSFPFETVKRKMQAQSALLPHCGGADVHFSGMLDCFRQVIKNKGFLSLWNGLTANMVKIVPYSGLLFTCFEMCKQVCLYRNGYIVSPLSYQLTPGVDQSLGASELEEVKRYLRNRKFHSQQSTIGNRW, encoded by the exons ATGGCAACTGTTAAAAAGGATGACAGACTGACAAGCACCCAAGGTTTTTTGTGCGTGGGATTCGCAGGAATATTCAGCAAAACCGCCACGTCTCCCTTGGAAGTCGTTAAGATTTTAAGCCAAGTCggaacatttcactgtaaaagAGGGTTTTTAAACAGCTTTCATGTAATCTATCAGAGTGAGGGCCTGCGAGCGCTATGGAAGGGAAATTTGGCTTCATGTCTCCGGTTGTTCCCTTACAGCGCGATCCATTTGTCAACTTACAAAAA GGTTGTCCACTTGCACATGGATGAGCTGGGCTACATCTCACAGTGGAGGGCCATTGCGGCGGGCGGGCTGGCTGGCATCGCCGCTGCGCTAGCGACATACCCGCTGGAGGTGGTGGAAACGCGGCTCATCGCACAGAACTGCCAGCAGCCCACGTACAAGGGGGTCCTGTACACCCTCTCCAGCATTTACCACAGCGAGGGACTGAAGGCCCTCTACAGGGGCTTCTCCCTCACAGTCATAG GTGCAGTTCCCTTCTCCCTGGGCTGTTACGCAGTGTACATCAACCTGGACATGCTGTGGCAGGAGCCCAGCGTACGCTTCACTCCCCTTCAGAACTTCATCAATGGCTGCATGGCTGCAGGACTGGCCCAGACTCTTTCCTTCCCCTTCGAAACAGTCAAGAGGAAGATGCAG GCCCAGAGTGCACTGTTGCCGCATTGTGGAGGGGCTGATGTCCACTTCAGCGGCATGCTGGACTGCTTCAGGCAGGTGATCAAAAACAAGggcttcctgtcactgtggaaCGGCCTCACTGCCAACATGGTCAAG ATTGTTCCCTATTCTGGCCTGCTGTTCACCTGCTTTGAGATGTGCAAGCAGGTCTGTCTTTACCGCAATGGTTACATCGTGTCTCCACTCAGCTATCAGCTGACCCCAGGAGTGGACCAGAGCCTGGGCGCGtctgagctggaggaggtgaagaggtACCTCAGGAACAGGAAATTCCATTCACAGCAGTCCACCATTGGGAACCGGTGGTGA